In Cryptomeria japonica chromosome 10, Sugi_1.0, whole genome shotgun sequence, a genomic segment contains:
- the LOC131858942 gene encoding UDP-glycosyltransferase 85A2-like, whose protein sequence is MVPHALLIPFPAQGHINPMMQLAWKLVSHGFFLTFLNSDSNHNSILKANAPNSLHDNIRMISVPFEFPVMDTLEGVGNGMDAVEKCMGPSVIDRVIQEINAREEENKLSCIIADAWMSFGLHPLATLHKVPLAVFHTAPVSIFAIHYFISHMVSLGVVSSDGIPKQDQKTKYLPSMPPLRSGDLPWLWGGEYFFRKGTRMAQEIRHIKWILFNSFLEIEAPVVETLSKEVGVYPIGPLIPPEFLHSTASTKVLPSLRKHETECLQWLDKQCTHSVIYISFGSTGIMSEKQVEELALGLDATQRPFLWIEFFI, encoded by the exons ATGGTTCCTCACGCGCTTCTCATTCCTTTTCCTGCACAGGGTCACATTAATCCCATGATGCAACTTGCCTGGAAGCTCGTCTCCCATGGTTTCTTCCTCACTTTCCTCAACTCTGACAGTAATCATAACAGCATACTCAAAGCCAACGCTCCAAATTCTTTGCATGATAACATCCGAATGATATCCGTTCCCTTTGAATTCCCAGTTATGGATACTCTGGAAGGCGTTGGAAATGGCATGGACGCAGTGGAAAAGTGCATGGGGCCTTCTGTTATTGATAGAGTAATTCAGGAAATAAATGCCAGGGAAGAGGAAAACAAGCTCAGCTGTATAATTGCAGACGCCTGGATGTCCTTTGGTTTACACCCGCTAGCCACGCTTCACAAAGTTCCCCTCGCCGTTTTCCACACTGCTCCCGTTTCAATCTTCGCCATTCACTACTTCATTAGCCATATGGTCTCACTTGGTGTCGTTTCATCCGATG GAATTCCAAAGCAAGATCAAAAAACAAAATATCTTCCCTCCATGCCGCCGCTGCGTTCTGGAGATCTTCCGTGGTTGTGGGGAGGCGAATACTTTTTTCGTAAAGGTACTCGCATGGCACAAGAAATCAGGCACATTAAATGGATCCTCTTCAATTCTTTCTTAGAGATCGAAGCTCCAGTAGTCGAAACGTTGTCCAAAGAAGTGGGCGTGTATCCAATAGGCCCTCTAATTCCTCCTGAGTTTCTCCATAGTACGGCGAGCACGAAGGTCCTGCCAAGCTTACGGAAACATGAGACTGAATGCTTACAATGGCTAGATAAACAGTGTACCCACTCTGTAATCTACATATCCTTTGGAAGTACTGGAATTATGAGTGAAAAGCAAGTGGAAGAGCTTGCGCTGGGATTAGATGCCACACAGAGACCATTTCTGTGGATTGAGTTTTTTATATAG